The following DNA comes from Pseudomonas sp. Tri1.
CTCGCCATACGGACGAGCCAAAAAAACAAGACATAAGACTCTTGCAAAAATGAGCGCAGCGACCTGATGACACGCCCCAACCGCAGCGCCGACAGCCCATACAAACAGTTTTGCAAGAGACTCACCCCACAAACGAAAAAGCCCCGTCGCAAGACAGGGCTTTTCCAGCGGTCTCGCAATTAAGCTGCGATAACGCTTACGTAACGACGACCGAAGGCGCCTTTTACTTCGAACTTGATCACGCCTTCGACTTTAGCGAAGAGGGTGTGATCTTTACCCATGCCCACGCCGTAGCCAGCGTGGAATTGGGTGCCGCGCTGACGCACGATGATGTTGCCTGCTTTGATAGCCTGGCCGCCATACATCTTCACGCCAAGGCGTTTGGCTTCTGAGTCGCGACCGTTACGGGTACTACCACCAGCTTTTTTGTGTGCCATGAGTTCAATTCTCCTAGTGAGGAATTAGGCTGAAATTAAGCCTGAATACCGGTGATTTTGATCTCGGTGTACCACTGGCGGTGGCCCATACGCTTCATGTGGTGCTTACGGCGACGGAACTTGATGATGCGGACTTTATCGTGACGACCTTGGGAGATCACTTCAGCCACAACGGTAGCGCCAGCAACGACTGGAGCGCCGATATTCACGTCATCGCCATTGGCGACCAACAGAACGCGATCAAAAGTCACGGATTCGCCGGTAGCGATTTCCAGTTTTTCG
Coding sequences within:
- the rpmA gene encoding 50S ribosomal protein L27, whose amino-acid sequence is MAHKKAGGSTRNGRDSEAKRLGVKMYGGQAIKAGNIIVRQRGTQFHAGYGVGMGKDHTLFAKVEGVIKFEVKGAFGRRYVSVIAA
- the rplU gene encoding 50S ribosomal protein L21 codes for the protein MSYAVIVTGGKQYKVAPGEYLKIEKLEIATGESVTFDRVLLVANGDDVNIGAPVVAGATVVAEVISQGRHDKVRIIKFRRRKHHMKRMGHRQWYTEIKITGIQA